Proteins encoded by one window of Desulfomonile tiedjei:
- a CDS encoding transposase has protein sequence STGPLEATNNKIKTLQRQAYGFRDREFFVLKIYALHLTKYALVG, from the coding sequence TATCCACAGGCCCATTGGAGGCAACCAACAACAAAATCAAAACACTGCAAAGACAAGCTTATGGATTCCGTGACCGTGAATTCTTCGTCCTCAAAATCTATGCACTACATCTGACAAAGTACGCACTTGTCGGATGA